One Pyrenophora tritici-repentis strain M4 chromosome 5, whole genome shotgun sequence DNA window includes the following coding sequences:
- a CDS encoding Med15 multi-domain protein: protein MAACLTSEMLQKSHSPIIAKSPPFKTASVTITEVTTPPSPEANPAPRPQRQILRDPASITTEFDELRFNAAAYTQLIRRQDQNLSVHKIPDQENEREETSCLLISSPYNLPGHYLDITSPALPTSSRLFALALTALKPIVETYATTSYTSALNLDDVLSLLRDLVREEEEFKWKETSFYVVTFRSKLKESVDNDSLYKLDAESHREACESGGLLKYWFGKTDGERRNLATCFWHSREDAYKGGLGPWHRKARAAGRELYESIIFTTHRFTVLDGAEGYRFEDWNA, encoded by the exons ATGGCTGCGTGTCTTACCTCCGAGATGCTGCAAAAATCCCACAGCCCTATCATCGCCAAATCACCACCTTTCAAGACCGCCTCCGTCACAATCACAGAAGTCACCACACCACCATCACCAGAAGCCAATCCAGCGCCTCGCCCACAACGCCAGATCCTCCGCGATCCAGCCTCTATCACCACAGAATTCGATGAACTTCGGTTTAATGCTGCAGCATACACGCAGCTCATCCGGCGCCAGGACCAAAACCTCAGTGTACACAAAATCCCAGACCAGGAAAACGAACGAGAAGAAACATCATGTTTACTCATCAGCTCCCCCTACAATCTTCCCGGCCACTACCTAGACATCACATCCCCCGCCCTACCCACCTCATCCCGCCTCTTCGCCCTCGCTCTCACAGCACTCAAACCAATCGTGGAAACCTATGCAACAACATCCTACACCTCTGCGCTAAATCTCGACGATGTTTTGAGTTTACTTCGGGACTTGGTTCgtgaagaagaggagttCAAGTGGAAAGAAACATCCTTTTACGTAGTAACCTTCCGATCTAAACTCAAGGAAAGCGTTGATAACGATTCGCTGTACAAGCTTGATGCAGAGAGTCATCGAGAGGCGTGTGAGAGTGGGGGGTTATTGAAGTATTGGTTTGGGAAGACGGATGGGGAGAGGAGAAATTTGGCGACTT GCTTCTGGCATTCCCGTGAAGACGCGTACAAGGGTGGTCTGGGGCCATGGCATAGGAAAGCTCGCGCTGCAGGTCGTGAGCTATATGAGTCTATTATTTTCACTACTCACCGCTTCACTGTTCTGGATGGAGCTGAGGGATATAGGTTTGAGGATTGGAATGCGTAA
- a CDS encoding telomere-binding alpha subunit central domain-containing protein has product MPLPNGFTAIKDITNVDSLVSIIGVLVSYGEPKSTRGTDFSLDFTLQDDFSSGSIGDQSTISCRIFRPKDRFPKISGIGDVIIIRKFNVKDWQGHIECIGYKTVAMIVFPGAKIPSPSQRQPYQCGKQKLMCDSTGIGQPPTIAEQMAVIDLKAASTGVSEQLQQHATITASKLKSSRKLCLVKDLQFNTFYDVCVQIVHIYWHFGGGQVDMKVTDYTPNEHMHYFPDPEEGTTWNHLSDKGFKGPYGYLTLSVTLYESNAAWVQENAAVGDYVYLRNMHVRMSTAGRLEGVVHQDKDRPNQVDIRQLKSAPEIEAIDKRRQEYEKKRGVKTAFEVMQNPPSNPKAKTAKEKRQAKKEIQKAEKEAELQEIAEKQREWELQQSSINKNIRAAFPEMKLSTISEMLYNPHLEMRTPEKYNFYTLPFVNCRHRSRVRVVDVFPPEIELFTHSNSDLNWNRQAAKQTTSNGQQKERWEWGFALLLEDANIPRGTVSEKLTVFVNNDMGQFLLKTQAVNLKGNHRVLKLLEEKLFILWGNLMELKTELRDRGSDLPLPPGDNRLQNKPFDACIEEYGAEVPVTKDTPFGYQRMHRLAQTTILD; this is encoded by the exons ATGCCGCTGCCCAACGGCTTTACAGCAATCAAAGACATCACAAATGTCGACTCGCTCGTCAGCATCATAGGTGTCCTTGTAAGTTACGGTGAGCCAAAGAGCACCAGAGGAACAGATTTTTCTCTGGATTTCACCCTCCAAGATGACTTCTCGTCTGGATCCATTGGCGATCAATCCACCATCAGCTGTCGGATTTTCAGGCCCAAGGATAGATTTCCCAAAATATCTGGTATCGGCGACGTCATAATCATTCGAAAATTCAATGTCAAAGACTGGCAAGGTCACATTGAATGTATTGGTTACAAGACCGTTGCCATGATTGTCTTCCCAGGTGCCAAGATCCCCAGCCCAAGCCAGAGGCAGCCCTATCAGTGTGGCAAGCAGAAACTCATGTGTGATTCGACCGGAATTGGCCAGCCCCCAACAATTGCTGAGCAAATGGCTGTTATAGATTTGAAAGCTGCCTCGACTGGCGTTTCAGAACAGCTGCAACAGCATGCCACCATTACTGCATCCAAACTCAAATCATCTAGGAAGCTATGCCTGGTCAAAGACTTGCAATTCAATACTTTCTACGATGTTTGCGTGCAAATTGTCCACATCTATTGGCACTTCGGGGGCGGCCAAGTAGATATGAAGGTAACAGACTACACGCCCAACGAGCACATGCACTATTTCCCTGATCCGGAAGAAGGAACTACTTGGAACCACCTCTCGGACAAAGGCTTCAAGGGACCGTATGGCTATCTCACTCTGAGTGTGACCCTATACGAGTCGAACGCAGCATGGGTTCAGGAAAATGCGGCCGTCGGCGACTATGTCTACCTCCGGAACATGCATGTCAGAATGTCAACAGCTGGTCGACTCGAGGGCGTGGTACATCAAGACAAGGATAGACCCAATCAAGTGGACATTCGCCAATTGAAATCCGCGCCTGAAATTGAAGCCATCGACAAACGACGACAAGAATACGAGAAGAAACGTGGTGTTAAAACAGCATTCGAAGTTATGCAAAACCCTCCCAGCAATCCTAAAGCAAAAACGGCAAAGGAAAAGAGGCAAGCAAAGAAGGAAATACAAAAGGCAGAAAAGGAAGCCGAGCTACAAGAAATAGCAGAGAAGCAGCGTGAATGGGAATTACAGCAGAGCAGTATCAACAAGAATA TTCGAGCCGCCTTTCCCGAAATGAAGCTATCGACAATCTCGGAAATGTTGTACAACCCTCACCTCGAAATGCGTACCCCTGAGAAATACAACTTTTACACGCTTCCTTTTGTAAATTGTAGACATCGATCCCGTGTACGCGTAGTCGACGTCTTCCCCCCAGAAATTGAGCTTTTCACTCATTCGAATAGTGATCTAAACTGGAACAGACAAGCAGCAAAACAGACAACTAGCAACGGGCAACAAAAAGAACGTTGGGAATGGGGGTTTGCTCTGTTGCTTGAGGATGCCAACATACCCCGTGGCACAGTCTCTGAAAAGCTGACAGTCTTCGTGAATAACGACATGGGACAGTTTCTATTGAAAACTCAGGCTGTCAA TCTCAAAGGCAACCACCGCGTGCTCAAGCTACTAGAAGAGAAGCTCTTCATACTATGGGGTAACTTGATGGAGTTGAAGACAGAGCTGAGAGATCGTGGCTCAGACCTTCCACTACCTCCGGGCGACAATCGACTTCAGAACAAGCCTTTTGACGCATGCATAGAAGAGTATGGTGCGGAAGTGCCTGTCACAAAAGACACACCGTTTGGGTACCAACGCATGCACAGACTGGCACAGACTACCATTCTGGATTAA